CTCgagcggcaccagcgccagcttcttcttcttcttcagcgcCCGACGGTGCGCCGTGCCCTTGACGTGCCGCTGCCAGGCCTGCTCCGTGACAAGCACGGTCTGGCACAAGTCGCAAGTgtggcgcgcgggcgtctccggcggcgggggctcggccgccacggtGAGCACCTCGCACGCGCGCTCCGACAGAGTCGTCGGGTCTGGACAcggctcgccggcgaggaacCGCGCCGTCACGTCCGCTGCGGGGCCGACAACGCGCTCGTGAAactgcgcggcgtcggtgctGTCGACAAGGTAGAGGCTGCGCAGAGCCTCGGGGCCTTCCTCGCGCAGCCGGCGGATCTGCTTGAGTCGGATCCAGCGTGTTTGGTAGTTGGCGTagcggcgcgtcgccgtcttcatgTCCTCGACAGCTCTGGCCTTGAGGGCCGCCAGATCATCGGCGGGAAcatcttcgccgccgtcgagagcGGCCAGGTACGGCTCAAACTGCTTGTAGCCTATGGACTGCCAGATGCCCTTGGTCATATCCAGCTCCGTACCACTGGCCGCCTGGTCGAGCTTAAAGTCGTACAGCTCACGCACCTCGGCAAGGAGGCCCGCGTCAAGCATCTTGTCCACGCGCCCGTCCAGCCGCTCGCGCAGGACCTCCTTATCCGCGTCGACCCAGAAGAGAAGCTTCTCCCAGGgttgggcgtcgccgccggtctcCTGAGCCGCAGCGGCTCTGCGCTCACGCTGCTCGTCGTAGAGTTGTGACGCTGGCTTGCCCGTGTGCAGGAAGATCTCGAGCGAGCGCTGGATTTTGCGGCGGTCATTGGGGTGCCACCGCTCCGCCATGACGGGGTCGCacttgcgcagctcctcgagcagcaccTCAGTTGGCTCCTCGAGTATGGGGAACGACGTGTCCGGGCCAGCCTGCTGCACCTGATCGAGGATGATGTCGGTGAAGAGCAGGGGGTCGACGTAGTACTGCGTGccaccgacgaggatgggCAAGTTACCGCGACCACGAATCTCGCCCATGACGCGCGTAGCCTCGCGCCTAAAATCCTCGACGTCCCATGGCGCCTCGTCAAGACCAATGTGCCCGAGGAGGTGGTGCGGGACGCCGTGCTGCTCCTGAGGCGTAATcttgttggtgatgatgggcaggCCGCGGTAGAGCTGCATAGCGTCGGCGTTGATGACCTCGCCATTGAAGCGCATGGCCAACTCCACGGCTAGCTGTCAGGACCCGTCAGCAGTGAATCAAATCGACCAAAGCACGTGCGTTTGAGATGTGGATGAGACTTACATCAGacttgccggtgccggtcGACCCCAGGACGACCAGCAGCGGTTTCGCGGGTTTGCGGGCGGACATTGTTGCAACAttgcggcggaggaggcgcggtCCGAGGCAGCGAAGCATCCACGTATGTAGGGGCGCGCGTTCAAGATATGGCCGTGCAGGGGCCGTGGATGGAGAAAACGACGTTGCGCTGGAGCTATCGCCAGTCTTAAGATCCAAGCTTCCCGTCCCGTTCTGCCGGTCCTCAGGCTCAGAAGTTGCACCACTAGCGGCTCCCCAGCTTGCCCCACAGGGGGGCCCCTGCCCCAATCCAGAACAGCATGGAACCCCAAGCTCCCAGCTCAgctcccctttccccctgGTCACGTGCTGTCCCCCAATAATTTTGGACTGGACACATCTCACAATTCGGGGGCAAGGCGCCACTCCAGAAGCCAGATCgccaacctcctcctcctcctcctctccttaTTAAAccgccgcgacctcgtccgctccccccccccattgCGCGAGCTCCTCACGGCTCGTCCTtttcccccctttccccttgGTGAATTGAGTTTCATTCCTTCTTTAATTCCCGGGTTTTGTTCGTCCAGCCGCCAAGATGAGTTCCCGTAAGTCGCTCCTGCGATGCGTGCGCGCGAGCTCCGTCGCGCCACCTCTTGGGCGCCGTTGCGCGTCCATGCTCGCCACGCGCGCGGCACCATTGACCGCCAACGACACAATGCTAACGTGCGCGGTTCCTCTGCAGTCCGATTCCTTGACCTTGTCAAGCCGTTCGTGCCGTTCCTCCCCGAGGTTCAGCAGCCGGAGACAAAGATTCCCTTCAACCAGAAGATGATGTGGACCGCCCTCACGctcctcatcttcctcgtcatgAGCCAGATGCCCCTCTACGGCATCGTCTCCTCCGACAACTCGGATCCGCTGTACTGGCTGCGTATGGTGATAGCCAGTAACCGCGGTACGCTCATGGAGCTGGGTATCACCCCCATCATCTCCTCGGGCATGGTCTTCCAGCTCCTGGCCGGCACCCACATGATCGACGTCAACCTCGACCTCAAGTCGGACCGCGAGCTCTACCAGACCGCCCAGAAGCTCTTCGCCTTCATCCTGtccgccggcaccgccacTGTCTACGTCTTCACCGGCCTCTACGGCCCGCCCTccgacctcggcgccggcatcgtcttcctcctgATCCTCCAGCTCGTGGTCGCCGGCATGATCGTcatcctgctcgacgagcttctgcAGAAGGGCtacggcctcggcagcggaATCTCGCTGTTCATCGCCACCAACATCTGCGAGTCCATCATGTGGAAGGCCTTTTCCCCGACCACCATCAACACCGGCCGTGGCCCCGAGTTCGAGGGtgccgtcatcgccctctTCCATCTGCTCATGACGTGGCCCAACAAGCAGCGTGCCCTTCAGGAGGCTTTCTACAGGCAGAACCTGCCCAACATCATGAACCTGCTGGCCACCATCCTggtcttcgtcgccgtcatctACCTCCAGGGCTTCCGCGTCGAGATCCCCGTCAAGTCGtcccgccagcgcggcgcccgcggctcGTACCCTGTCCGCCTGTTCTACACCTCCAACATGCCCATCATGCTGCAGTCTGCGCTGTCCTCCAACGTCTTCCTCATCAGCCAGATGCTGTACTCGCGCTTCTCCGAGaacctcctcgtccgcctcttCGGTGTTTGGGAGGCCAAGGATGGCTCCTCGCAGCTgcacgccgcctccggccTCGTCTACTACATGTCGCCCCCGCTCAACTTCAAGGACGCCCTTCTCGATCCCATCCACACTGCCGCCTACATCGTCTACATGCTCGGCGCCTGCGCTCTCTTCTCCAAGACGTGGATTGAGGTCTCCGGCTCCAGCCCtcgcgacgtcgccaagcagctcaaggaccaGGGCCTCGTCATGGCTGGCCACCGTGACCAGAGCATGTACAAGGAGCTCAAGCGCATCAtccccacggccgccgcctttggtGGTGCCTGCATTGGCGCGctctccgtcgccagcgACCTGATGGGCGCTCTTGGCTCCGGCACCGGTACCCTCCTTGCCGTCACGTGAGTGCCTTCTTCTCTCTATCTTATTGCGTCCAGAACTAACAGCTGGCAGAATCATCTACGGCTATTTCGAAatcgccgccaaggagggAGATCTGTCCGGCATGAAGGGCATGATCATGGGGTAATCGCGCCGAGTCCGACAGACGGCAGCCCCATTTCTACACGACCCGACTCTGCCGCGAGCCCCCTCGACGCGCGGAGACACGGGAGACGTTTTTTGTTGTACCAACAATGGCATATGTGGGGAGGGAAGCACGAAGGAACATATAAAGGAGGCACAGCCATGGTCCTCGAAAAAAATCCACAGCGAACGGGGGAGTCTAGGGTGGGCGTCAATTGCAAAGTCAGCTGGGACAAGGTCAAGACGGGGCACAGGCCGGCGCAATGACTGCGGGGCGAGCGGCGTCGATTGTATGAGACTGTACGTGGAGAGACTGGTGCATTGCGTTGCCCCGGACGAGCCGGCTAGCACAAATGAAATCATGACTTGAAAGTCTGCATCCAGGGTGCATTGAAGACGGCTACAAAAGAGCGTACGACTGCGGTGGTGCGTCTAGTACTTGACGGTCGAAGAGAGCATATCAGGTTGCAAACAGGTTGGTTGTGTCGTGTCCAATTGCTGTCTCGCGAGCATGCGTCACAGGCGGGTTTAGGGTAGGACATACACGACGAGTGGACTCGCCCCAAAGCTATCTCGCGTCTTGTATCATTCACGCCCACACCTTGTCAACGTAAGCTATCATGTGGTCTCAATTGCCATCTTCTCTATAAATGTTGATGTATCGATAGAGAAAAATAAAGGGTTGAATGTCAGGTCACATGGGTTTATATAGATGTCGCGAAACGGTGTTCGTGCAGGACGTAAACGTGCATGCATCCGCAAGGGGGAAACCCCTCACGCGCGACGCGGAAGGCGTTTATATCGAAACATTGTTAGATAGGTACGTGTGTAGGTGCTCCGTTCGTACTTTGCACATGGCGGATTATTCACTTAATTAGTAGGTAGGGCAAGGTAAGGTACACAAGGTTACAAGGTACGGAGTAATACGCGCACGAATACTGGCAGCGCGACGAGTGGCTCGGAATACGTAgggggcagggcaaggcaacGTAAGGCAGGCAACAGTTGAGCATGTGAGTTGATAAATCCCGTTGGCTCTTCGtataggtatatatatatatacgaGTGTACGCACAGTACGAACACGCCTTCTTTCGTGGTAACTTTCGTAGTTGATGGGTTGCCTAAGGATAGTCAGCAAGTAAACCTAGTCCCTGTGCTGTGCACGCGCCTGTGATTCGTCACGAGAAGACAACGGATCGGATTGAAtgcgacagacagacggtCAGACCGGATGGATCAAACGGTTCTGGGGGGACGCATTGAGCAGGAAGGAAATGCTGCACGGAGGAGGGGTCGGTTCGTCGTTGGTCGTTGGATCAACGATTGCACATCATCATGAGTCGTGGGGTCTTTTTTCTCTCGTCAATCTcatcatggacgacgaccaaTCCTCTTGGACTCGGATCTTGCATTAGGCCGCGCATTAATCCTGTGTACGTGCATGCCACTAGTATTACTGACGCACGACCTGCACCGCCCTCTGTTAGCAGCCGTttcccatcccatcctcGGACGGGAGCAAGCAGAGCAAGGAAAAAAAACTTACAGTGCGCCATGCCACAGTATCGTACCGTACTGCACCACTGACTCGCCACTGCTCATGTCTTGTCACCATTGAACAGCTTGTGAGTCACGAtgcacaggcaggcaggcaggcaggcaggcagggtgCTTTGTTGCGTGGAGCTGGATCGCCTGCAGGTTTCCTCGAGTTCTGAGCATCGCCTACCCACAATTGTCCAAGAATGTCTCGCGGTCACACACCGGCCGGGTTCGAGAGACATGGAGCGCCGCGATTCccgtggcgaggcggcgctcaaTTGTCTTGCGGAGGGCGGAGCACGCGTTCTGATTTGAGTGGGCGGCCAGAATTTGTGGCGGGCGCAGACATGattggaagaagaagctttCAGGTGGAAGTTGGTAGGTTGTGCTACCACAGTACAGCAATGGTGCAGTAGTTGTACGCGCAGTGCGTACGTCGATAGTAATATCCGCGTTTGATTCTGGTCTCTCATCAGCTTTCAGCAGACACCTGCTTTGCGACGAGCtgtggcggtgatggtggtcgCCGCAGCTCCGGGTACGAGGCCCGAGCTGCGGGGCGGGGCGAGCGAACTCGACAAAGACGGAACAGGATGAACAGCAGTGTGTGTCGATAAGTTATACCCCACGAACGTTTGGATGCACCTGACCAGGCAGGCCATGCAACTAGTTAGGTGGATGGCAAATGCAGGTTATCCGGGGCCCCGACAAACGCGCCGACTGGTGCTGCTTGTCGACCAGACTTTCGTCGAGGCGTTGGTTGGTCCCGAGCTGCGACCCGACTACGTATATAATGTAGTTACGTACGAactacgtacatacatacgaagtacagcaCGGCTGCGTTGTACAGTAAGAACGGTGCAATCACTgcgtggcggccgcagcgCGACGTGCGTATACTGGacagtatactgtacatgcgCGTGCCAGAGACATTGGTGCAACGCGACATAATCGCAACGAGGCAAGCCAGCCTGCACCTGACCGCCTTGGAAATGTGCGGCTCACGTCGTGGCAGGGATGCGCGCTGCAATGGCACCCAGCCTAGCGCACAGCACGCCACAGCAATGGATGCTTGTTGCAGAATCGACCGTGGTGGAGAGAGGTGAGACTGGGGACCGACATGAattgggcgggcggtgagTCACGAGCGCACAGCGTGCATGGACCCCTGTGGGTGACCAGTGGGTGATTGattcctcctcgagcttACATGGGCAAAGTTTGGGGCGGCTGTTGCACGTCATGGTGTATGGCCTGCATCGAGCGTCGGCCGGATGATGCAAGCCGTGGCTCGGGAGACCCTTGACTGGCCCAAGGACAAGTCACAGGACCGCGGCAAGCGGAGGCAGGACTGGGTACTGAGCTGTCTCTGTATTTCGTAGGGCGTGCTGTACCTTAGTAGTGACAGCCAGGCGGACGGGCaatgcgtgcgtgcgcatCAATAAGagccgccgatgctgccATGTTGGACGGAAATGACGCTCGTTGACCGAGAGTCTATGACCGCAACACCTCGCACGGCAGTTGGATGCCTCGGGCAGGGGAGAGTCGTGATACAATCAGGCAGACGCCTGCGAGCAACAATGTTGCGTAGTGCGTAGTTCAGCGATAGGGAGCACGGCTGCACGGCCGTTATGCGAACGCCCATGCCGCGttgcaagcaagcaaccaTGCCTGACGAACGACTGGAGGCGCGCAGACGGCTGTTACCACTGTCAGGGGCATCCATGGATATTTGTGGGTTCTCTGCGCGCTCGCTCCACGCACGTACATGTGCGAAAGGAgtcgcgggggggggggatctTGGCCAACGGCAAATACTTCTTCAACGGACGCAGATGCGTGCAGCGGCTAATAAGTCGAGcagcggcatcatggcgttCGTGGGGGACCGATTGATTGCAGTGTGTGCGGCGGagttggaggcggcggcgtccactCTACCAAGTGCACGACGCCAGTGGCATACCAGGCGTTTGGtggttgggcggcggccgtgagcgCTAGGTGGTTTCTGGCTCGCCGGGCATGGTTCTTTTGTGGCGAGGAACGGAGGCGAGCGTTATCAGCTCGGTAAAAAAAGTAGGCAGAGGTTTGTCCTCGAGGGGAGAGAGCAATGGAATTCTGGAACAGGGCCACCTCAGTTAGGCGTGGCCGCAACGGGCTGTTGTTCCATTGTTTTTGTGCGCGAGTCGTGCTTGCTGGGCAGCGCATTGAACGGTAAAGTGCCTCAGTACTTAGGTTCCTGGGGTTGGTACCTTACCAATCAAACTTGCTTGGTGAGATACCTTTTTCGTACTCGGTACGGAGCTGGGAGAGGCGGTAAGTTACTCCCAAGGTTATGGACAAGTCTGGAAGGAGCGAGATGGTGACTTCCCTGCGACTGCGACTTTGGCCAAGGGACACGAGCGAAACAGACAGGAGGGCCCCGGAGCCAGCTGCCTAAGGTTGCTTGCTTCTTGCCCTTTGCCCtttgccctgcctgcccggtCCGTGACTGTCTCGAAGCCTTTTCACACAATACTACTAACTTAACCACTAAACCTAAGCGGTCCCGTCCGCAGAATGATGGACAGGTTAGCAGCAGGAGTAGTAGCGTGCGGAGGCCGTCCATGCACGCCtgacggccagcaggtcTCTGTCATCCATGCCGTCTCCACTGCAATCACAAACACCCACttcggccggcgcgggcagtCACTGCCATCAAAACGCATCCCCCCCCGAGCCTTGAACCCAGTCTGTTGTCTATGGGTGTTGCGTGATGATGCCTGGTGCAA
The genomic region above belongs to Purpureocillium takamizusanense chromosome 5, complete sequence and contains:
- the SEC61 gene encoding translocon subunit (TransMembrane:10 (i35-55o75-99i120-139o145-167i174-195o244-265i285-311o361-380i416-434o440-458i)~COG:U~EggNog:ENOG503NWHW~BUSCO:EOG092620E4) — protein: MSSLRFLDLVKPFVPFLPEVQQPETKIPFNQKMMWTALTLLIFLVMSQMPLYGIVSSDNSDPLYWLRMVIASNRGTLMELGITPIISSGMVFQLLAGTHMIDVNLDLKSDRELYQTAQKLFAFILSAGTATVYVFTGLYGPPSDLGAGIVFLLILQLVVAGMIVILLDELLQKGYGLGSGISLFIATNICESIMWKAFSPTTINTGRGPEFEGAVIALFHLLMTWPNKQRALQEAFYRQNLPNIMNLLATILVFVAVIYLQGFRVEIPVKSSRQRGARGSYPVRLFYTSNMPIMLQSALSSNVFLISQMLYSRFSENLLVRLFGVWEAKDGSSQLHAASGLVYYMSPPLNFKDALLDPIHTAAYIVYMLGACALFSKTWIEVSGSSPRDVAKQLKDQGLVMAGHRDQSMYKELKRIIPTAAAFGGACIGALSVASDLMGALGSGTGTLLAVTIIYGYFEIAAKEGDLSGMKGMIMG
- the tit1 gene encoding tRNA dimethylallyltransferase (COG:J~EggNog:ENOG503NUX5~BUSCO:EOG09262C5Z), coding for MLRCLGPRLLRRNVATMSARKPAKPLLVVLGSTGTGKSDLAVELAMRFNGEVINADAMQLYRGLPIITNKITPQEQHGVPHHLLGHIGLDEAPWDVEDFRREATRVMGEIRGRGNLPILVGGTQYYVDPLLFTDIILDQVQQAGPDTSFPILEEPTEVLLEELRKCDPVMAERWHPNDRRKIQRSLEIFLHTGKPASQLYDEQRERRAAAAQETGGDAQPWEKLLFWVDADKEVLRERLDGRVDKMLDAGLLAEVRELYDFKLDQAASGTELDMTKGIWQSIGYKQFEPYLAALDGGEDVPADDLAALKARAVEDMKTATRRYANYQTRWIRLKQIRRLREEGPEALRSLYLVDSTDAAQFHERVVGPAADVTARFLAGEPCPDPTTLSERACEVLTVAAEPPPPETPARHTCDLCQTVLVTEQAWQRHVKGTAHRRALKKKKKLALVPLERTRGDDSGGATPPSSPDIGSLF